The following coding sequences lie in one Ostrea edulis chromosome 8, xbOstEdul1.1, whole genome shotgun sequence genomic window:
- the LOC125661399 gene encoding uncharacterized protein LOC125661399 isoform X2 — protein MNKYKNVLIGEAASGWKQLIGRFHWLDDNEIAMHLIDVHEQHCKGSCPLERMSRAGETRADQYTGQPSMSRAGDTDVTKHKEEQADLSLDLEVDEGAESVDEGAESVDEGAESVDDDSSGESDHLMISDEEVDVKLVPEFMDYIPQNSGSTCLREDDFLLPSTNKSTDPGGDNLLDTLTTVKQEPVGGNSGSTVIQNVACVRHTEADSSAVKTEPGLSVEEQYPHPLSGIQNSLETSSFSMGITWPLLNTEKFHQKILNSAKTENELLLSSSGPVLRLKTPHTTNSLESSEIFYNAQDMCGVPIVSSQSGRTTQNISFLKAIPSDNYLTSPPHSLTPRTGSVGSQTLRTATPSGGLSQSSLSQTLRTATPSGGLSQSSLSQALRTATPSGGLSQSSLSRALRTATPSGGLSQSSLSPTLRTVTPSVGLSQSSLSHTLRTAKPSGGLSQSSLPLTLILKRATGGLFMIRPPTPNNNEPSFSARQPHILNTKTLSDSLLSLPAPYLPQFNLTCSSGGDVPPQQSSSDTAVSRTLNSGGQPLLSTPTERMIIPKETDEKENLQYGRSSSNGRETKKRPFPYSEEAGCYQFDLSTEIEEEISKLARKETLDSNKFRSKLTHKKTAGDIRLLYVYLHSIGEHQKIHKIPPRELDFHLHKFFNCVRKGNGEEYEPFSLRAMADSFERYLKSYNYGYSIFQSKEFTWTKEVLQDRMKQLVENGKGNFNQRSHTLTATDVDKLFESGQLGNRNPACLLRTMWFINTVYLGIKGSKEHHQLKWGDIKLCCDKKDNLEFLEYRRRETAAGCVKSRQGHVRVVFANTMDVSRCPVAHYKLYRDLRPPGYSNPGDPYYLVSTSGVVPERCFRTQSVGVNKLNKFMSVMAKNAGLINENQKGRRFTNFSAVKYHVLKEKISVLAETEREPFCQVRISTKPNTAPL, from the exons AATGTCCAGGGCTGGAGAAACTAGAGCAGACCAGTATACAGGACAACCGTCAATGTCCAGGGCTGGAGACACAGATG TAACAAAGCACAAGGAAGAACAAGCAGACCTGTCTCTTGATTTGGAAG TTGATGAGGGTGCAGAATCTGTCGATGAGGGTGCAGAATCTGTCGATGAGGGTGCAGAATCTGTCGATGATGATTCAAGTGGGGAGAGTGACCATTTAATGATCAGTGATGAA GAAGTTGATGTAAAACTAGTACCAGAATTTATGGATTACATCCCCCAAAACTCTGGATCCACCTGCCTACGAGAAGATGACTTCCTCCTTCCATCAACTAACAAATCAACAGACCCAGGGGGAGATAACCTCTTGGATACACTGACCACTGTGAAACAAGAACCAGTGGGAGGTAACTCGGGGAGTACTGTGATACAAAATGTAGCATGTGTCAGACATACAGAGGCAGACAGCAGTGCAGTGAAAACTGAACCAGGCTTAAGTGTAGAAGAACAATATCCACATCCTCTATCAGGGATTCAGAATTCACTAGAGACCAGCAGTTTTTCAATGGGTATTACTTGGCCTTTACTTAACACTGAGAAATTCCATCAGAAGATACTGAACTCAGCGAAAACAGAGAATGAACTTCTTCTCTCATCGTCGGGGCCTGTCTTAAGGCTAAAAACACCACATACAACAAATTCTTTGGAGTCGTCTGAAATTTTCTACAATGCTCAAGATATGTGTGGTGTACCAATTGTTTCCAGTCAAAGTGGCAGGACAACACAGAATATATCATTCCTGAAAGCAATACCTAGTGATAATTATTTAACATCACCACCTCATTCACTGACTCCAAGGACAGGAAGTGTTGGATCCCAGACACTGAGGACAGCGACACCTAGTGGTGGTCTGAGTCAGTCATCTCTATCCCAGACACTGAGGACAGCGACACCTAGTGGTGGTCTGAGTCAGTCATCACTATCTCAGGCACTGAGGACAGCGACACCTAGTGGTGGTCTGAGTCAGTCATCACTATCTCGGGCACTGAGGACAGCGACACCTAGTGGTGGTCTGAGTCAGTCATCTCTATCCCCGACACTGAGGACAGTGACACCTAGTGTCGGTCTGAGTCAGTCATCACTATCTCACACACTGAGGACAGCGAAACCTAGTGGTGGTCTAAGTCAGTCATCATTACCACTGACATTGATTCTTAAAAGAGCCACAGGTGGCCTGTTCATGATAAGACCACCGACCCCTAACAATAATGAACCAAGTTTTAGTGCCAGACAGCCTCACATTCTGAACACTAAGACACTAAGTGATAGCTTACTTAGTCTGCCTGCTCCTTATTTACCACAGTTTAACTTAACATGTAGTTCAGGAGGAGATGTACCACCACAGCAATCATCATCAGACACAGCAGTCAGTAGAACATTGAACTCAGGAGGGCAGCCATTGTTGTCCACACCTACAGAACGAATGATAATTCCCAAG GAAACAGATGAAAAGGAGAACCTACAGTATGGAAGAAGTTCATCAAACGGTAGGGAGACCAAGAAGAGGCCCTTCCCCTACAGTGAAGAAGCAGGATGTTACCAGTTTGACTTGTCAACAGAAATCGAGGAGGAAATCTCCAAACTAGCGAGGAAAGAAACATTGGATTCCAACAAGTTCC GAAGCAAGTTAACTCACAAGAAAACTGCAGGAGACATCAGATTGCTGTATGTGTATCTGCACAGCATAGGAGAACATCAGAAAATCCACAAAATTCCACCCAGGGAACTGGACTTCCATCTCCACAAATTTTTCAATTGTGTTCGAAAAGGAAATGGTGAGGAGTATGAACCATTTAGCCTTCGAGCTATGGCAGATAGTTTTGAACGATATCTGAAAAGCTACAACTATGGCTACAGCATTTTTCAGAGCAAGGAGTTTACCTGGACCAAAGAAGTATTACAGGACAGGATGAAACAGCTGGTGGAGAATGGAAAGGGAAACTTTAACCAAAGATCCCACACCCTCACTGCCACAGATGTTGATAAACTGTTTGAATCAGGTCAGCTGGGAAATAGAAATCCTGCTTGCTTGCTAAGGACAATGTGGTTTATTAACACGGTGTATTTAGGTATCAAAGGTAGCAAAGAGCATCATCAACTGAAATGGGGAGACATTAAACTATGTTGTGACAAAAAAGATAATTTAGAATTCTTGGAATATAGGAGACGGGAAACTGCTGCAGGCTGCGTAAAGTCCAGACAAGGACATGTGAGAGTCGTGTTTGCCAACACGATGGATGTGTCACGTTGTCCTGTGGCGCATTACAAGCTGTACAGAGATTTGAGACCTCCCGGTTACAGCAATCCAGGAGATCCGTACTATTTAGTATCTACCTCTGGTGTTGTACCTGAGAGGTGTTTCAGAACCCaatctgttggtgtcaacaagCTGAATAAATTCATGTCAGTCATGGCTAAAAATGCAG GTCTGATTAATGAAAATCAGAAGGGAAGACGATTCACGAACTTCTCGGCCGTGAAGTACCATGTACTGAAGGAGAAAATATCTGTGTTAGCCGAGACAGAACGAGAGCCCTTCTGTCAAGTGCGTATATCTACAAAACCTAATACAGCTCCACTATGA
- the LOC125661399 gene encoding uncharacterized protein LOC125661399 isoform X1: MNKYKNVLIGEAASGWKQLIGRFHWLDDNEIAMHLIDVHEQHCKGSCPLESRMSRAGETRADQYTGQPSMSRAGDTDVTKHKEEQADLSLDLEVDEGAESVDEGAESVDEGAESVDDDSSGESDHLMISDEEVDVKLVPEFMDYIPQNSGSTCLREDDFLLPSTNKSTDPGGDNLLDTLTTVKQEPVGGNSGSTVIQNVACVRHTEADSSAVKTEPGLSVEEQYPHPLSGIQNSLETSSFSMGITWPLLNTEKFHQKILNSAKTENELLLSSSGPVLRLKTPHTTNSLESSEIFYNAQDMCGVPIVSSQSGRTTQNISFLKAIPSDNYLTSPPHSLTPRTGSVGSQTLRTATPSGGLSQSSLSQTLRTATPSGGLSQSSLSQALRTATPSGGLSQSSLSRALRTATPSGGLSQSSLSPTLRTVTPSVGLSQSSLSHTLRTAKPSGGLSQSSLPLTLILKRATGGLFMIRPPTPNNNEPSFSARQPHILNTKTLSDSLLSLPAPYLPQFNLTCSSGGDVPPQQSSSDTAVSRTLNSGGQPLLSTPTERMIIPKETDEKENLQYGRSSSNGRETKKRPFPYSEEAGCYQFDLSTEIEEEISKLARKETLDSNKFRSKLTHKKTAGDIRLLYVYLHSIGEHQKIHKIPPRELDFHLHKFFNCVRKGNGEEYEPFSLRAMADSFERYLKSYNYGYSIFQSKEFTWTKEVLQDRMKQLVENGKGNFNQRSHTLTATDVDKLFESGQLGNRNPACLLRTMWFINTVYLGIKGSKEHHQLKWGDIKLCCDKKDNLEFLEYRRRETAAGCVKSRQGHVRVVFANTMDVSRCPVAHYKLYRDLRPPGYSNPGDPYYLVSTSGVVPERCFRTQSVGVNKLNKFMSVMAKNAGLINENQKGRRFTNFSAVKYHVLKEKISVLAETEREPFCQVRISTKPNTAPL, from the exons TAGAATGTCCAGGGCTGGAGAAACTAGAGCAGACCAGTATACAGGACAACCGTCAATGTCCAGGGCTGGAGACACAGATG TAACAAAGCACAAGGAAGAACAAGCAGACCTGTCTCTTGATTTGGAAG TTGATGAGGGTGCAGAATCTGTCGATGAGGGTGCAGAATCTGTCGATGAGGGTGCAGAATCTGTCGATGATGATTCAAGTGGGGAGAGTGACCATTTAATGATCAGTGATGAA GAAGTTGATGTAAAACTAGTACCAGAATTTATGGATTACATCCCCCAAAACTCTGGATCCACCTGCCTACGAGAAGATGACTTCCTCCTTCCATCAACTAACAAATCAACAGACCCAGGGGGAGATAACCTCTTGGATACACTGACCACTGTGAAACAAGAACCAGTGGGAGGTAACTCGGGGAGTACTGTGATACAAAATGTAGCATGTGTCAGACATACAGAGGCAGACAGCAGTGCAGTGAAAACTGAACCAGGCTTAAGTGTAGAAGAACAATATCCACATCCTCTATCAGGGATTCAGAATTCACTAGAGACCAGCAGTTTTTCAATGGGTATTACTTGGCCTTTACTTAACACTGAGAAATTCCATCAGAAGATACTGAACTCAGCGAAAACAGAGAATGAACTTCTTCTCTCATCGTCGGGGCCTGTCTTAAGGCTAAAAACACCACATACAACAAATTCTTTGGAGTCGTCTGAAATTTTCTACAATGCTCAAGATATGTGTGGTGTACCAATTGTTTCCAGTCAAAGTGGCAGGACAACACAGAATATATCATTCCTGAAAGCAATACCTAGTGATAATTATTTAACATCACCACCTCATTCACTGACTCCAAGGACAGGAAGTGTTGGATCCCAGACACTGAGGACAGCGACACCTAGTGGTGGTCTGAGTCAGTCATCTCTATCCCAGACACTGAGGACAGCGACACCTAGTGGTGGTCTGAGTCAGTCATCACTATCTCAGGCACTGAGGACAGCGACACCTAGTGGTGGTCTGAGTCAGTCATCACTATCTCGGGCACTGAGGACAGCGACACCTAGTGGTGGTCTGAGTCAGTCATCTCTATCCCCGACACTGAGGACAGTGACACCTAGTGTCGGTCTGAGTCAGTCATCACTATCTCACACACTGAGGACAGCGAAACCTAGTGGTGGTCTAAGTCAGTCATCATTACCACTGACATTGATTCTTAAAAGAGCCACAGGTGGCCTGTTCATGATAAGACCACCGACCCCTAACAATAATGAACCAAGTTTTAGTGCCAGACAGCCTCACATTCTGAACACTAAGACACTAAGTGATAGCTTACTTAGTCTGCCTGCTCCTTATTTACCACAGTTTAACTTAACATGTAGTTCAGGAGGAGATGTACCACCACAGCAATCATCATCAGACACAGCAGTCAGTAGAACATTGAACTCAGGAGGGCAGCCATTGTTGTCCACACCTACAGAACGAATGATAATTCCCAAG GAAACAGATGAAAAGGAGAACCTACAGTATGGAAGAAGTTCATCAAACGGTAGGGAGACCAAGAAGAGGCCCTTCCCCTACAGTGAAGAAGCAGGATGTTACCAGTTTGACTTGTCAACAGAAATCGAGGAGGAAATCTCCAAACTAGCGAGGAAAGAAACATTGGATTCCAACAAGTTCC GAAGCAAGTTAACTCACAAGAAAACTGCAGGAGACATCAGATTGCTGTATGTGTATCTGCACAGCATAGGAGAACATCAGAAAATCCACAAAATTCCACCCAGGGAACTGGACTTCCATCTCCACAAATTTTTCAATTGTGTTCGAAAAGGAAATGGTGAGGAGTATGAACCATTTAGCCTTCGAGCTATGGCAGATAGTTTTGAACGATATCTGAAAAGCTACAACTATGGCTACAGCATTTTTCAGAGCAAGGAGTTTACCTGGACCAAAGAAGTATTACAGGACAGGATGAAACAGCTGGTGGAGAATGGAAAGGGAAACTTTAACCAAAGATCCCACACCCTCACTGCCACAGATGTTGATAAACTGTTTGAATCAGGTCAGCTGGGAAATAGAAATCCTGCTTGCTTGCTAAGGACAATGTGGTTTATTAACACGGTGTATTTAGGTATCAAAGGTAGCAAAGAGCATCATCAACTGAAATGGGGAGACATTAAACTATGTTGTGACAAAAAAGATAATTTAGAATTCTTGGAATATAGGAGACGGGAAACTGCTGCAGGCTGCGTAAAGTCCAGACAAGGACATGTGAGAGTCGTGTTTGCCAACACGATGGATGTGTCACGTTGTCCTGTGGCGCATTACAAGCTGTACAGAGATTTGAGACCTCCCGGTTACAGCAATCCAGGAGATCCGTACTATTTAGTATCTACCTCTGGTGTTGTACCTGAGAGGTGTTTCAGAACCCaatctgttggtgtcaacaagCTGAATAAATTCATGTCAGTCATGGCTAAAAATGCAG GTCTGATTAATGAAAATCAGAAGGGAAGACGATTCACGAACTTCTCGGCCGTGAAGTACCATGTACTGAAGGAGAAAATATCTGTGTTAGCCGAGACAGAACGAGAGCCCTTCTGTCAAGTGCGTATATCTACAAAACCTAATACAGCTCCACTATGA
- the LOC125661399 gene encoding uncharacterized protein LOC125661399 isoform X3, protein MISDEEVDVKLVPEFMDYIPQNSGSTCLREDDFLLPSTNKSTDPGGDNLLDTLTTVKQEPVGGNSGSTVIQNVACVRHTEADSSAVKTEPGLSVEEQYPHPLSGIQNSLETSSFSMGITWPLLNTEKFHQKILNSAKTENELLLSSSGPVLRLKTPHTTNSLESSEIFYNAQDMCGVPIVSSQSGRTTQNISFLKAIPSDNYLTSPPHSLTPRTGSVGSQTLRTATPSGGLSQSSLSQTLRTATPSGGLSQSSLSQALRTATPSGGLSQSSLSRALRTATPSGGLSQSSLSPTLRTVTPSVGLSQSSLSHTLRTAKPSGGLSQSSLPLTLILKRATGGLFMIRPPTPNNNEPSFSARQPHILNTKTLSDSLLSLPAPYLPQFNLTCSSGGDVPPQQSSSDTAVSRTLNSGGQPLLSTPTERMIIPKETDEKENLQYGRSSSNGRETKKRPFPYSEEAGCYQFDLSTEIEEEISKLARKETLDSNKFRSKLTHKKTAGDIRLLYVYLHSIGEHQKIHKIPPRELDFHLHKFFNCVRKGNGEEYEPFSLRAMADSFERYLKSYNYGYSIFQSKEFTWTKEVLQDRMKQLVENGKGNFNQRSHTLTATDVDKLFESGQLGNRNPACLLRTMWFINTVYLGIKGSKEHHQLKWGDIKLCCDKKDNLEFLEYRRRETAAGCVKSRQGHVRVVFANTMDVSRCPVAHYKLYRDLRPPGYSNPGDPYYLVSTSGVVPERCFRTQSVGVNKLNKFMSVMAKNAGLINENQKGRRFTNFSAVKYHVLKEKISVLAETEREPFCQVRISTKPNTAPL, encoded by the exons ATGATCAGTGATGAA GAAGTTGATGTAAAACTAGTACCAGAATTTATGGATTACATCCCCCAAAACTCTGGATCCACCTGCCTACGAGAAGATGACTTCCTCCTTCCATCAACTAACAAATCAACAGACCCAGGGGGAGATAACCTCTTGGATACACTGACCACTGTGAAACAAGAACCAGTGGGAGGTAACTCGGGGAGTACTGTGATACAAAATGTAGCATGTGTCAGACATACAGAGGCAGACAGCAGTGCAGTGAAAACTGAACCAGGCTTAAGTGTAGAAGAACAATATCCACATCCTCTATCAGGGATTCAGAATTCACTAGAGACCAGCAGTTTTTCAATGGGTATTACTTGGCCTTTACTTAACACTGAGAAATTCCATCAGAAGATACTGAACTCAGCGAAAACAGAGAATGAACTTCTTCTCTCATCGTCGGGGCCTGTCTTAAGGCTAAAAACACCACATACAACAAATTCTTTGGAGTCGTCTGAAATTTTCTACAATGCTCAAGATATGTGTGGTGTACCAATTGTTTCCAGTCAAAGTGGCAGGACAACACAGAATATATCATTCCTGAAAGCAATACCTAGTGATAATTATTTAACATCACCACCTCATTCACTGACTCCAAGGACAGGAAGTGTTGGATCCCAGACACTGAGGACAGCGACACCTAGTGGTGGTCTGAGTCAGTCATCTCTATCCCAGACACTGAGGACAGCGACACCTAGTGGTGGTCTGAGTCAGTCATCACTATCTCAGGCACTGAGGACAGCGACACCTAGTGGTGGTCTGAGTCAGTCATCACTATCTCGGGCACTGAGGACAGCGACACCTAGTGGTGGTCTGAGTCAGTCATCTCTATCCCCGACACTGAGGACAGTGACACCTAGTGTCGGTCTGAGTCAGTCATCACTATCTCACACACTGAGGACAGCGAAACCTAGTGGTGGTCTAAGTCAGTCATCATTACCACTGACATTGATTCTTAAAAGAGCCACAGGTGGCCTGTTCATGATAAGACCACCGACCCCTAACAATAATGAACCAAGTTTTAGTGCCAGACAGCCTCACATTCTGAACACTAAGACACTAAGTGATAGCTTACTTAGTCTGCCTGCTCCTTATTTACCACAGTTTAACTTAACATGTAGTTCAGGAGGAGATGTACCACCACAGCAATCATCATCAGACACAGCAGTCAGTAGAACATTGAACTCAGGAGGGCAGCCATTGTTGTCCACACCTACAGAACGAATGATAATTCCCAAG GAAACAGATGAAAAGGAGAACCTACAGTATGGAAGAAGTTCATCAAACGGTAGGGAGACCAAGAAGAGGCCCTTCCCCTACAGTGAAGAAGCAGGATGTTACCAGTTTGACTTGTCAACAGAAATCGAGGAGGAAATCTCCAAACTAGCGAGGAAAGAAACATTGGATTCCAACAAGTTCC GAAGCAAGTTAACTCACAAGAAAACTGCAGGAGACATCAGATTGCTGTATGTGTATCTGCACAGCATAGGAGAACATCAGAAAATCCACAAAATTCCACCCAGGGAACTGGACTTCCATCTCCACAAATTTTTCAATTGTGTTCGAAAAGGAAATGGTGAGGAGTATGAACCATTTAGCCTTCGAGCTATGGCAGATAGTTTTGAACGATATCTGAAAAGCTACAACTATGGCTACAGCATTTTTCAGAGCAAGGAGTTTACCTGGACCAAAGAAGTATTACAGGACAGGATGAAACAGCTGGTGGAGAATGGAAAGGGAAACTTTAACCAAAGATCCCACACCCTCACTGCCACAGATGTTGATAAACTGTTTGAATCAGGTCAGCTGGGAAATAGAAATCCTGCTTGCTTGCTAAGGACAATGTGGTTTATTAACACGGTGTATTTAGGTATCAAAGGTAGCAAAGAGCATCATCAACTGAAATGGGGAGACATTAAACTATGTTGTGACAAAAAAGATAATTTAGAATTCTTGGAATATAGGAGACGGGAAACTGCTGCAGGCTGCGTAAAGTCCAGACAAGGACATGTGAGAGTCGTGTTTGCCAACACGATGGATGTGTCACGTTGTCCTGTGGCGCATTACAAGCTGTACAGAGATTTGAGACCTCCCGGTTACAGCAATCCAGGAGATCCGTACTATTTAGTATCTACCTCTGGTGTTGTACCTGAGAGGTGTTTCAGAACCCaatctgttggtgtcaacaagCTGAATAAATTCATGTCAGTCATGGCTAAAAATGCAG GTCTGATTAATGAAAATCAGAAGGGAAGACGATTCACGAACTTCTCGGCCGTGAAGTACCATGTACTGAAGGAGAAAATATCTGTGTTAGCCGAGACAGAACGAGAGCCCTTCTGTCAAGTGCGTATATCTACAAAACCTAATACAGCTCCACTATGA